The stretch of DNA TCAAATATGCCTCCGAGGAAGAGTAAAAAAACTAATGTGCACGAAACTTCGATAGTTTCGGAtcctcaaaaatttcaaaatccaaACGCCAAAAAATACTTTCTCGAACTATaaggaaaattttttattcaagaaTTATGATTTGAACCATCAATGGTTTTATGTATAGAAATTGGGACATTAGTTCGGTATCATCGATGGGAGTGATTTTGTGTTACTCCCGAAGAAAACGCGGCTATCCTAATAGTTCAAGAGTTCTATGTCTCTTTTAGGGATCAATAAATGAGAAGGTCGTAGTGAAATATAGAAAATCATAATGGTTATGTGAAACTATAATGGTGAGAGGTAAGGAAGTACGAGTTACTCCTCGAGAAATGTGTGAGTTTTATAACATCCCATATTACACAAATGAATTCCTTGATAATACTAATCTAGACACATTTAAGGACATAAAAATGGGTGATATCGTAAAATATTCAACTCAAGAAAGAGGTATATGGAATCATAGACTGGATACTGAATTACTGACTAATTTCAATCAAGTAATCATGTTTGCGGTAGCCAAGATGTGGATGCAATTTATCTGTACTAGAATAGAACTCGTATTGAATGTCTCTAACATTAATACTTTTTGAGTTATTCTGTTATAAGgtcttttgtaaatatatatatatgtttaggcAGATGGATCCATCGTAATATAAAGTGTTATATAAGTGGCCAGAAGGTTGGGGTATTCTTCCCTCCAAACACCACAATTTGAAACCTTTCATACCAGTAAAGTAGCCTAAATAAATGCATTTTATGGCCCTTGGATTGAGTTTTCCTTGGCTGACTTTAGCATAAGTAGGACAACTGAAAATTCTAATATTAGAATAATTAGAAGAACTACCTGGCTATATCTCCTCTAAAACTTTACCGTTCAATGCTCGATGTAGAGATCGGTTTACAAAATAGCTTGCCAAATTTATGGCTTCATCCCAAAACTCATTCCCTAGTCCTGCATTTGAAAGCATGCATCAGACCTTTCTAGCAATATTCTGTTCATTCTTTCTACAACTACATTCTGTTACAGAGTACTTACAACGGTGCGATATCTCTTTATCTCTTTCCGTTTGTAGTAGTCATTAAACTCAAATCAAGTCCATTGTCCATTTTGAACCACTTCACGGACTTGTCAGTTTATTTTTCTAACATTGTTTTCTATTGCTTGAAGATTTTGAAGTCTTCAATTtttctgttttagaaaataaacCCAAACTTCCTGAATGGTCATTAATAAaagttaggaaatatttattaccTCTTTTTGAGATGTCAGGAGTTAGACCCCATATATCAGAAAGGATGTATTCAAGAGTCCCTTTTATTTTATGCACTATTGAATCGAAACTTAATCGCATATGCTTCTCGTAACTGTAGTGTTCGTAGAAACCTAACTTACAAATTCTAATGTCTTCTAGAAGACCTTGTTTGCACAATATTGTCATTCCTTTCTCGCTTATATGACCAAGCCGAATGTTTCAAAGTTTGGTTAAATCAGAATCTGTAAAAAAATAACCACGTTGTGTCGTGGTGAGTTAGGTTGGTTCTCGTCGCGAcgattttggctcattttttaTAATTGTAGCTGTACCAGTAATCGTTGACCCTTGTAAAATGCATAGGCTACCTTTTTTCTATCCTCTCATTacaacgagagctccacgagaaaCTTTTAAGTCATTTGACTCAATAACTATCCTACAATTGTTATAATCCAAAATTCCCAATAATatgagatttttctttaagtcagtacatacctgacatctgatgTATTCAAATAATTTCGTTGTGCATCCTGGTTTGTATGGTTCTTATTCTGGTTATCTTATATGGAAAATTATTCCCTATCAGCACAACTCTACCTTCAATTGAATTATACATGGAGAACCAGTCCCTGTTGGGACACATTTGATAGGAGCACCTTGAATCTAGGATCCATTCAGAAGTAAGCTTGGAGTTTTCGCTCAtcgacactaacaagaaatcatcacctctATCTTTAGCTACACTAGCATCAGCAACTTCGGCTTTCTGCTTATCTTTCTCATCATTTTCAACTttccttttagttttattttgaaaattgtaGGATTCCGACTTGATGtggcccttcttcttgcagtAGCAAGATTCTTTGTCTCGATCTAGCTTTTTGGATTGTTGTCTGCCCCTTACAACTATAATTGAGGCTTGCTTGTTTGAACTTTTGTTTGGGCCTAACTCGTTGTCGAGTATATCCTTACTTAGTAGATTCCCCTTCACATTCTCAAATGAGAGATGGTCTCTCCCATAAATCAGAGTTTCTCTAAATGTTTTATAAGAAGAGGGGAAAGAACATAACAATAACATAACTTGATCTTCGTTGCTAATTTCTACTTCGAGATTCTTTAGGTTATTTAGAAGAGTAACAAACTCACTAATATGAGCTTTAATAGACTCACCTTTGACCATTCTGAACGTGTAGAGACGTTGTTTTAACACTAACCTATTAGCTAAGGATTTTGTTGTAATAGGCCACCCAACGAAGTCTCAATATCTGATTATTGTTTAGAGTGTTTTGGTGAATTAAGGGTAGAGATGAGTACGtaaattgtttgttttattaAGTATAGAATTCTTTGTATGTGTCATTTGGTGAACTCTTGCTTTGAAAAGATCTGTGGTTTGGCGGACTCTTCTGTTAAGTGTACGCCACCCAGATGCTTTGCCGAACTCGCTTAGTTTACTGATTGAATAGGTTTGTTTACTATTTTAGTAAGGTAATTTAGTTAGTTAAATTGAGACTTAGTTAGAATGAAACTAAGCTGTTGTAGTTGAAAAGACTTAAATTATAATAAGCGCACTTAATCATGAGAGTCAAGAGTGTTAGTGGAATTATCTAATTTTTCCACTAAACCTTATATTCAAgcttaagtatataaggataATAGTGCCTTCCTCGAAAAATCTGTGTTTTTTTTGTGTTCACTTCCTCTTtgattttctttgtattttctgaAACCCAAAGTCCAGAAAACCTGTCTAAAGTTGGGTTCGCTGTAGTCAGCCAACTTATACATTTGTTTTAGCTCAGTGGTAATTTCTGATGAACCCTAGGTTATTTTTAAGGCTATTTACGTGTTTTCAATTCTGCATGCATAAGTGTCAGACTAGTGTGTAAGGAAGGAAACTTTCTAGTTCTGGGTTAAGTGTTAATGTTTCGTGCATGCATGTTTAGATTCAATGAAGTAGTAATCTGATATGtataaataaccttatttttagCTTAAGACTCTACTAAAGGTCCGATTGACAAAGGCAAAGGACCTGCTATTtagacttttttatttttctagtgGGTTCCTTTTTACTTCCATGTGTTATGATTATCAttactttataatattataaGGTAAGTATTCTTACTCTGTAAAGGATGATCAATGTACGTGTGTGTGAATAATGGTTGTCTGTTTAGAGTCATTAGTCTGAGCTCTGTATGTCTGGGATAAAAGTATCGGTCATCTTCATATTAGGCCACTACCATATACTtctgaaatgaatgatatgatatgAACTGATCTATGGAAATAAAGTTAAAGGAAATATGTTGTGTAGCCTCCGGTAGGGCAGATATATATTGCAAACTAGATTGGCATAATACAATTAAACATTCTATTGAATGATTCTAAAATgagagttataaggagagaatgtatatgaatgaaatagaaacATCTGATATGAATCTGACTCTCAACTCTGGGTATGTGGCTAGCATGAAAATAGAATGTTTGAGTTATGTTATGTTGGCATATAGTATTCGCACATGTGACATGCCATTGGCGTACTAAGCCTGTCTAAGTTCTATATACATCATTAGGCGAATTCTGTAATGTTGAGAGATTCCTTTGAAAGATTGAATAGTGGTATTAGTATTTTGCTTAAGATCTctatggaactcactaagttcttttgaacttacccCGTTTTCCTTTCCTTCTCAGACCTACTATTGAAGGAAGACTCTTTGAAGGAGTACATTAGAGGACATTTGCTATCCCGAGACATCTATTTATTTGTACTATGCATGACATATGGGGGTGATGTCTAATTGTATTTTGAGATGGAATTATAACTAAAACTTATGATTGATAAACAatgttttaatgaaatttcatcTAAGTTTTTGGAATGGTTTCATAATGTTATATTTcgaataatgaaattatcttattAATGTTTATACGTCATTTAGCTTAtactttattttagtatttattaaagGTTTAATTCAAACACTGCAAATTATACAAAGTTTTCTTCAGGAATAGTTTTAAAGATGGATTATTTTTAAGTAGTGACATGCCATAGTTGGGTTCTTCTAAAGGATCGGGTTTGATATGTTACATTCATCATGTCCAAGGCTTCCAGTTTCTTCCATAATGTAAACATTGTTTTCTCCTTCAAAACCTCCTGTAACACATTATTTGTTAGACATAATTGAATTGTGGTTAGAGTGTTTTTTATCTAACCTATCCCATTATGACTGTTCCATGTCTATAGGCTTCTTCTCTGTAAGGATCCTCTCAAGATCGCTGTGAATCAGTATGGCTGACATACATAAAATCGACAAGATCAAACatgcaaattttacgtgaaaaaaactctttaaaagaggataaaaaccacgagcaaaaggaaattttactataataaaatgagagtacaaaagataaaaagaattaaaggaaAATATGAAACCCCAAAATAAAAACCCTTCAAAACAAAGAATGGAATTCTCTCAAtctcaatatttttgttatatgaaacctagagtaactaatttctatttataggctgaaattcGTAACATATATGATTATCCCTAAGTTAATCAGGGTACAAATGGAAAActaaaaacagagtttaactaagagAAGAAAACTGAAAAACTTGAGATACACGTCGCCACGTTGTGATGTGGCATTCGCATTGTTGGGACGAAGGCTCTCTTCTCGTCGTGATGTCAGCTGTTCATTGGGACAAATAACACTTCCTCATTATGATGTCATACACTGTTTAGTTTAAAAATACAAGACATAACTCCACAAAATTCTTAATTTCATCTTTGAAATGTGTAGATGATACAAACTTTAAAAGACTGAAACATGGTGGTTGTTGTCTTtgattatttaatgaatttaggataataataataataataataataataatatcacatttacTAAAGGAGGTTTAAGTTAAAAGCAAAAGTAAATGAATGTTGCTCAATCATTTACTTGCTCAACCATCCTCACGGCTCACTATGAACTGTGCCAAAACTCCAAAACTGACTGTGTAatatatatttggaaaaaaatattaaaattatatactaattttatgttaatatgtaatttgatatacgaactttaatttggtgtaattatacataCAAAACTTTAATTGTAgtttaaatatatacatgaaaatttaattttaattcaattatacacatttaaataaatacattaaattatttttatatttgataaatataattacttttgtatgcaatatataaacataaatgaCGCTATATTAATAGTTGTGTtataaaatcaaagttcatacataaaattgcatattaatttaaaattcttatataattttgagatttatttctatatattttaataaagttGGACAAAAGTGTTATGTTACTTATGTACAAtgagtatatttatatttaaaattttatatatgcattttaaaactattttaacatatatcaaataaaaatattggtaTAATGATTTTTTGGGTTCTTCAACTTATAAAAAAAGGTTATTTTAGCTCTTTAACtaatttttcgtctcttttagcccttgaacttgcattatttgtcaaatcacgcCAAAATGGGTggaaaagttaatgtttgttaactttgctgacatgGAATACATATGGATTTCCACATATATGCCatgttagaaattaattaatttttaaaaaaataaaaaaatattttaataagttttaatcttttagaataatatttttattttttattttaaaaaattaataattacttGCATGACATCCATGTAGCAGTTTATGTGTATGCCACTTCAGTAAATTtaataaatgttaactttttcatttattttaaggtGATTTGATCAATAAGACAAGTTCAACaactaaaaaagaagaaaaataaataaaatactaaataatttttttataaagttaggaAACCAAGTAATTATACCAAAAATATGCAAAACCTTGCGCAACAAATAAATCTGCATAAAAATTTATGGGCTTCACGTATTTAAATCCATTATTAACAAAAATAGGTTTATCCTAATTCACTACGTAATTAAAATATGGTTACTTTTTCTATTAATACCTCCCTGTTCTCCTATCTGACACCATGTttacatatatgtaagcttaaaATATGGTCAAACAATAGTCTGAGGGGAACAGGTATATGCAGGGCCAGCTTAAAGTATAGGACTCCAAATGGAACCACCATTTACTGTCTTTCTTTACTCCTCATCTAATTATCTTGTGCTACCACACACCTACCTCTCTGTCACCCCCAttaaacttcaatttcttcatttgCAGAACTGTGGGTCCATTTCTCCATCTTAGCAATGTCAAGGTCTCTCAGTCCTTTGGGAAATTTACATTTCATCTTCTTTTCTTGTGGGTTGTAACAGGTTGTACAACTGTCGGGATCACTGTGCTTCAACAACTAGCCCTTTTTTTGGTcatataaaagtttaggggatTGGAGAGGTTGCCACCCAATGTCACGGCATTCCCATCAGTCTAGCTGAAAGTGTGATATTTATAGATCATTTATCAAATGAAGTTATCAGTGAAATGCCAACTTTAGTGCTTATCAAAGTGATAATAAGCACTGAGCCAATGCATGTTGACATTAGTCTTTGAAATCTAAACCAGAAATTATCTCACATAATGTTTACATTGTAAAATCACAGGCTAACTATCGCTCTTAAGAATCCAACAAGGTTTTCATTAGGGAAATGATATCCAAGATGAACCACACCATATTAAGAGCAGGTTCCATATTGGGAAGTTTTAGGATTAATGTATCATCTATGAGGTTCCAAATGAGTTTTAGGATTAGTGTAtgaaacgaaattttatggctACAATACATTTCCAAGTACTGTTTCCTTTTAAACATCCCAATAAATTGGAAGGACATATATCTTTGTCTACGGTTCAGACCACAGAGCTATGGGTTATTCTCGTATTAAAATTGTTCGAATTCATcttataattatattcaatacatatactttcatataaattttgatttattagtGAGTCATTTTAGATCATTTCTATATTCATATTTGTTGAGGGAGATTGATTTCTTTGGAAGAAATTTTCAAAGTGTCATCCTTAAGGTTGCCGATTTGGTCCCTCAACAATGGAAGGTATTATCCTCTTAGGGAGGGTTTTGTCGCCCCTCCCCGTCCTCAAGGATGCCGACCTGATCCCTCAACAATGGAAGGTATTGTCCCTCAACAGATGACCTATCCGTAGGCTAGGGGTTCGAATCCTACCAAGGATGGGATGCTCACGTCACCTCTTGGTCAGCAGTCGTAAATCCACGTACGGTTAAGGTGTCCCCTTCCGTGAATTGGACACGGCTCTTTGTGGAGGAGGGACAAAATCCTCCCCTGAGGACTATACCTTCCGTTGTTGAGAGACTGAATCGGCATCCCCAAGAATGACACTTCAAAAATTTCTCCTGAAAGAACTGATCTCCCTCAATAATATTGTGTTTGTATTTTGTTTTCTTATGTTGtgttatatttttaatctttttttcaaATCATATTTGTGCGTTTTatccaaaattaataaattatcaaatcttGATAAGAGGGATGTCTTGGGAGACAGATACTAATGTTTAAGCAAACATTAATCTCATGCCTATACCAACCtattgattttatatttatatacgtCTCCTGTGGTAAGTGAAGATGGTCCCAATTCATTTATCTCTCTTCATTGGATTACATCTCCACTTGGACTTACCCATTAATCAGTAATTTCTTTTCTCCCTAAAAGTTGATAATTATCGTCCAATATCCTAGTCTTGTGAACAAAATTATCTGATGATGATAATCAAATATAATATGCCTGATTGTAATCCAAAGTGACCCGCCCATGTTCCATGAGTTGAAGTCCTCGTTAGAAAGACCATTTCAAGTTCAGCATTGTTTCAGCAATTCAAAAGTTAATAATTAATACAAACATATAAATGCACCTGCTGTCATCAACTAACCTCATGCAGGTTCACCTGTTTCATTTACTTCACCTAGTTAGTGCTTTATATTGATCATCCCCCTCATTCTTCTCAACTCACACATCTTCCAATCTTTCATTCTTTGCTGTTGAAGTAGTAATATCTATAGCATACAGAGATGGAGAGGCAAAGAAGCAAGCAGGTTTGTTTGTTGATGTGGGTTTTGGTTGCTGCCTTTTTCTCCCACAATAGGGTCATTGCAGTGACCTCCACTGGCCTTGGTGAGCAGAAAAACTACTATCCAGCTCCTGACCCTCATGCTGGAACTCCCCCTTCAGGTTTCACTCTCTTTGAGAAACTATATTCAGCTGTTGGTTCATACCAGTTGTCTGATGTTTTCCTTTTCTTGTTGCAATGACATGCATGCTGACTCTATTTGGTCTAAGTGCAGGTTCACATGGCACACCACCATCTTCAGGAGGTGGATCACCTCCCTCTCATGGAACCCCGTCACATGGAGGTGGTTACCACCCTTCACCAACACCATCAACGCCTTCGGGTGGAAATTGTGGAACTCCCCCACATGACCCTTCAACTCCATCAACACCATCACACACTCCTCCTCATGGTACTCCACCATCATCTGGAGGTGGTAGTCCCCCATCGTATGGAGGAGGCAGTCCCCCATCGTATGGAGGAGGCAGTCCCCCATCGTATGGAGGAGGCAGTCCCCCATCATACGGAGGTGGCAGTCCCCCATCATATGGAGGTGGCAGTCCACCAACTACTCCCATTGATCCAGGAACTCCAAGCATTCCCTCACCTCCATTCTTTCCTGCTCCAACTCCACCAATTGGTGGTACATGCGAGTAAGTCATTGTAACTTCTAAATAGTTCTTTTGTCATCAAGTTAAGATACTAACAACTCATATTTGTTACTTTCAGTTTCTGGAGGAGTCACCCCACACTGATATGGGGTCTGCTTGGTTGGTGGGGCACTGTAGGCAACGCATTTGGCGTGACCAACGCTCCTGGACTTGGAACAAGCATGAGCTTGCCCCAAGCACTTTCAAACACACGTACTGATGGACTTGGGGCGCTTTACCGGGAAGGAACAGCCTCATTTCTCAACTCCATGGTGAATAATAGGTTCCCATTCTCGACTAAGCAAGTCAGGGAGACTTTTGTTGCAGCACTTGGTTCAAACAGCGCTGCAGCAGCTCAGGCTCGTCTCTTCAAGCTTGCCAATGAAGGCCACCTCAAGCCAAGGACCTAAGCAAACACCTTTTGGTTTGTCAGTTTCTTGAAGCATTTTATCCACTAGTGTGTGCTACTTAGATTTTATGTTCCTAATATTCGACATCTATAATGCTACAGCTTTCATTTGGATAGATACTGTGTCTAGAACTGAATGTTAagtttatgttttcttattttaaataaaatttaagatatttGTTTAAATTTCCTCCAACCACATACTCTACACTGACAGAAACTGCATCAATAGTTGGTCACTAGCTAGGCCACTGGTGAATGAAACCATAATTTCAAGCTATCTCAgacaatcaaaataaaacatgcATCTAGCGTTTCTAGATAGACGTCCTAAACCAAGCAAATTACATGGTTAATGATTCGTGCTGATGCATCCATGTTTATGGAGCATGCGTGCATGGCGAATTCAACAAAGGGAGCGTGGTAAGAATAAATGGGAAGTGAATGCACATTAATGACCCAAATACAGAGCAGTGGAACTTGCAGATAGCCCAGtgtatttcatttattatatagTACAGCTGTAGGAATTCCATGAACCATATTTAAGAGAGAACTGAACAGCAGAAACTAGAATATTATAAGAACAATTAATGAGTTACTTTCACAACTAAAGTAGTATTAaggtcatcaacataaagaaagACATAAATCTTCTTTTTGACAAAAAGTTCT from Gossypium hirsutum isolate 1008001.06 chromosome D04, Gossypium_hirsutum_v2.1, whole genome shotgun sequence encodes:
- the LOC107959715 gene encoding protodermal factor 1 is translated as MERQRSKQVCLLMWVLVAAFFSHNRVIAVTSTGLGEQKNYYPAPDPHAGTPPSGSHGTPPSSGGGSPPSHGTPSHGGGYHPSPTPSTPSGGNCGTPPHDPSTPSTPSHTPPHGTPPSSGGGSPPSYGGGSPPSYGGGSPPSYGGGSPPSYGGGSPPSYGGGSPPTTPIDPGTPSIPSPPFFPAPTPPIGGTCDFWRSHPTLIWGLLGWWGTVGNAFGVTNAPGLGTSMSLPQALSNTRTDGLGALYREGTASFLNSMVNNRFPFSTKQVRETFVAALGSNSAAAAQARLFKLANEGHLKPRT